The following proteins come from a genomic window of Actinopolyspora saharensis:
- a CDS encoding polyribonucleotide nucleotidyltransferase translates to MTETQSYDDGVYESTAVLDNGEFGKRTVRFETGRMAKLAAGSVTAYLDDDTMLLSATTASNQPKENLDFFPLTVDVEERMYAAGRIPGSFFRREGRPSTDAILTCRLIDRPLRPTFVEGLRNEVQVVVTVMSLDPEDSYDVLAINGASASTQLSGLPFSGPVGGTRMSLIDGQWVAFPTHEQVKRSVFNMVVAGRVVGDDVAIMMVEAEASEETANLVEAGAQAPTEEVVAGGLEAAKPFIRTLCEAQQRLAEAAPHSSDEDYPVYPAYAEDAYTAVEQAVSGELAEALVISGKQEREQRLEELKETTLQRVGVEEGEQFAGREKEIGAALKALTKKLVRQRIIRDQVRIDGRGLTDIRQLSAEVGVVPRAHGSALFERGETQILGVSTLNMLRLEQTIDSLGPDTSKRYMHHYNFPPYSTGETGRVGTPKRREIGHGALAERALVPVLPSRDDFPYALRQVSEALGSNGSTSMGSVCASTLSLLNAGVPLKAPVAGIAMGLVSDEVDNQTRYVALTDILGAEDAYGDMDFKVAGTKEYITALQLDTKLDGIPSEVLGQALNQAKDARFTILDVMAQAIGSPDEMSPHAPRVTSVSVPVDKIGEVIGPKGKMINTITEETGAEITIEDDGTIYVGASDGPSAEAAIERINAIANPQLPKVGERFLGTVVKTAAFGAFVSLMPGKDGLVHISKLGNGKRIGKVEDVVNVGDKLRVEIADIDSRGKISLVPVDEESESGQDAEQQAETQSESAEG, encoded by the coding sequence TTGACCGAGACGCAATCCTACGACGACGGGGTGTACGAGAGCACCGCTGTCCTGGACAACGGGGAATTCGGTAAGCGCACCGTCCGCTTCGAGACGGGCAGGATGGCCAAGCTGGCCGCGGGCAGCGTCACGGCTTACCTGGACGACGACACCATGCTGCTGTCGGCGACCACCGCCTCCAACCAGCCCAAGGAGAACCTGGACTTCTTCCCGCTGACGGTCGACGTCGAGGAGCGCATGTACGCGGCGGGCCGGATCCCCGGTTCGTTCTTCCGGAGGGAGGGACGTCCCTCCACCGACGCCATTCTCACGTGCAGGCTTATCGACCGGCCGCTGCGTCCCACCTTCGTCGAGGGGCTGCGCAACGAGGTCCAGGTCGTGGTCACCGTCATGAGTCTGGACCCCGAGGACTCCTACGACGTGCTCGCGATCAACGGCGCCTCGGCCTCCACGCAGCTGTCCGGGCTGCCCTTCTCCGGGCCGGTCGGCGGAACGCGGATGTCGTTGATCGACGGTCAGTGGGTCGCCTTCCCCACGCACGAGCAGGTCAAGCGCTCCGTGTTCAACATGGTCGTCGCGGGCAGGGTCGTCGGTGACGACGTGGCCATCATGATGGTCGAGGCAGAAGCCAGCGAGGAGACCGCCAACCTGGTGGAAGCGGGTGCTCAGGCGCCCACGGAGGAAGTGGTCGCGGGTGGTCTGGAGGCGGCCAAGCCGTTCATCCGCACGCTCTGCGAGGCGCAGCAAAGGTTGGCCGAGGCCGCGCCGCACTCCTCCGACGAGGACTACCCGGTGTACCCGGCCTATGCCGAGGACGCCTACACCGCCGTCGAGCAGGCCGTTTCCGGCGAGCTGGCCGAAGCGCTGGTCATCAGCGGCAAGCAGGAGCGTGAGCAGCGCCTCGAGGAGTTGAAGGAGACGACCCTGCAGCGGGTCGGCGTCGAGGAGGGCGAGCAGTTCGCCGGTCGGGAGAAGGAGATCGGTGCTGCGCTGAAGGCGCTGACCAAGAAGCTGGTTCGACAACGGATCATCCGCGATCAGGTCCGTATCGACGGGCGGGGGCTCACCGACATCCGTCAGCTCTCGGCCGAGGTCGGTGTCGTGCCGAGGGCGCACGGCTCGGCGCTGTTCGAGCGCGGCGAGACCCAGATCCTCGGTGTCTCCACGTTGAACATGCTCCGGCTGGAGCAGACGATCGACAGCCTCGGTCCGGACACCAGCAAGCGCTACATGCACCACTACAACTTCCCGCCCTACTCCACTGGTGAGACGGGACGAGTGGGCACCCCGAAGCGGCGGGAGATCGGTCACGGCGCGCTCGCCGAGCGCGCACTGGTTCCGGTGCTTCCGAGCAGGGACGACTTCCCCTACGCGCTGCGCCAGGTCTCCGAGGCGCTCGGCTCCAACGGTTCCACCTCGATGGGATCGGTCTGCGCGTCCACGCTGTCGCTGCTCAACGCGGGTGTTCCGCTCAAGGCCCCGGTCGCGGGGATCGCGATGGGGCTCGTCTCCGACGAGGTCGACAACCAGACGCGCTACGTCGCCCTGACCGACATCCTCGGGGCCGAGGACGCCTACGGCGACATGGACTTCAAGGTCGCGGGGACCAAGGAGTACATCACCGCGCTGCAGCTGGACACCAAGCTCGACGGCATCCCCTCCGAGGTCCTCGGCCAGGCGCTGAACCAGGCCAAGGACGCCCGCTTCACCATCCTCGACGTGATGGCCCAGGCGATCGGTTCGCCGGACGAGATGAGCCCGCACGCGCCGCGAGTGACCTCGGTCTCCGTGCCGGTGGACAAGATCGGTGAGGTCATCGGCCCGAAGGGCAAGATGATCAACACGATCACCGAGGAGACCGGCGCCGAGATCACGATCGAGGACGACGGCACCATCTACGTCGGTGCTTCGGACGGGCCCTCGGCGGAGGCCGCGATCGAGCGGATCAACGCTATCGCCAACCCGCAGCTGCCCAAGGTCGGGGAGCGGTTCCTCGGGACCGTGGTCAAAACGGCCGCCTTCGGCGCGTTCGTCTCGCTGATGCCCGGCAAGGACGGGCTGGTGCACATCTCGAAGCTGGGCAACGGCAAACGGATCGGCAAGGTCGAGGACGTCGTCAACGTGGGGGACAAGCTCCGCGTGGAGATCGCCGACATCGACAGCCGGGGCAAGATCAGCCTGGTGCCGGTGGACGAGGAGTCCGAGTCGGGCCAGGACGCCGAGCAGCAGGCGGAGACGCAGAGCGAGTCCGCCGAGGGCTGA
- a CDS encoding winged helix-turn-helix domain-containing protein, with the protein MRTMSAEAARRTALAAQGFVDAPSAGQPGRGQLRRVLNRTHLFQLDSVNVAVRAHYMPLFSRLGAYDGRLLDAAAWNPSARSPRLLVEYWAHEASLIPVEDWPLLRWRMREFGDPERRGHRELRERAPRLLDEVLTAVKESGPVGAGALESQLGGAQHAGKGTWWNRSDTKRACELLFAAGELTTGTRRGFERLYELPERVLPADVLASDPAEEEAVRELVSRAGRALGVATEPDLRDYYRLSAARSRAAVAELVERDELEPVAVRGWSERAYLHHRARTPRSVGARALLAPFDPLVWCRPRTERLFGFRYRIEIYVPRDRREYGYYVFPFLLDDRLVARVDLKADRRSGALRVPGAFAEPGVETGRVASELARSLREMADWLDLGEVAVGEHGDLVRELRALLG; encoded by the coding sequence ATGCGGACCATGAGTGCCGAAGCGGCCCGGCGCACCGCGCTGGCGGCGCAGGGATTCGTCGATGCCCCTTCCGCGGGACAGCCGGGACGCGGGCAGCTGCGTCGGGTGCTGAACCGCACGCACCTCTTCCAACTCGACTCGGTCAACGTGGCGGTTCGCGCCCACTACATGCCGTTGTTCAGCAGGTTGGGTGCCTACGACGGCCGGCTGCTGGACGCGGCAGCCTGGAACCCCTCGGCGCGCAGTCCCCGGTTGCTGGTGGAGTACTGGGCGCACGAGGCCTCGCTGATCCCCGTGGAGGACTGGCCGCTGCTGCGGTGGCGAATGCGCGAGTTCGGTGATCCCGAGCGGCGCGGCCACCGGGAGCTGCGCGAACGTGCTCCACGACTGCTGGACGAGGTGCTCACCGCGGTCAAGGAGTCCGGACCGGTCGGGGCGGGCGCGCTGGAGAGCCAGCTCGGGGGAGCTCAGCACGCGGGCAAGGGGACGTGGTGGAACCGCTCGGACACCAAGCGCGCCTGTGAGCTGCTGTTCGCCGCAGGGGAGCTGACCACGGGCACCCGCAGGGGCTTCGAGCGGCTCTACGAGCTGCCGGAGCGGGTCCTGCCGGCGGACGTGCTGGCCAGCGACCCCGCCGAGGAGGAGGCGGTGCGGGAGCTGGTCTCCCGCGCGGGACGGGCGCTGGGAGTGGCCACGGAGCCCGATCTGCGGGACTACTACCGCTTGTCCGCCGCGCGCTCACGCGCGGCCGTGGCGGAACTGGTGGAGAGAGACGAGCTCGAGCCGGTGGCGGTGCGCGGGTGGTCGGAGCGGGCCTACCTGCACCATCGTGCGCGTACCCCGCGTTCGGTCGGGGCCCGCGCGTTGCTGGCGCCCTTCGACCCGCTGGTGTGGTGTCGCCCGCGGACCGAGCGTCTCTTCGGGTTCCGGTACCGCATCGAGATCTACGTCCCGCGGGACCGCAGGGAGTACGGCTACTACGTCTTCCCGTTCCTGCTGGACGATCGGCTGGTGGCGCGGGTGGACCTCAAGGCCGACCGGCGCTCGGGAGCACTGCGGGTCCCCGGCGCCTTCGCGGAGCCCGGGGTCGAAACCGGCAGGGTTGCCTCGGAGCTGGCCCGCTCCCTCCGGGAGATGGCCGACTGGCTCGATCTGGGGGAAGTGGCCGTGGGCGAGCACGGGGATCTCGTGCGGGAGCTGCGCGCGCTGCTCGGGTAG
- the rpsO gene encoding 30S ribosomal protein S15: MALSTTQKQQILSEYGLHESDTGSAEAQVALLTHRISGLTEHLKQHKHDHHSRRGLLLMVGRRRRMLNYLTRTDVTRYRSLIQRLGLRR, translated from the coding sequence GTGGCGTTGTCCACTACCCAGAAGCAGCAGATCCTGTCCGAGTACGGCCTGCACGAGTCGGACACCGGATCGGCGGAAGCCCAAGTCGCTCTGCTGACTCACCGGATCTCGGGACTGACCGAGCACCTCAAGCAGCACAAACACGACCACCATTCCCGTCGTGGTCTGCTGCTGATGGTCGGTCGCAGGCGTCGGATGCTCAACTATCTGACGCGGACCGATGTTACGCGTTACCGTTCGCTGATCCAGCGACTGGGACTGCGCCGCTGA
- the dapA gene encoding 4-hydroxy-tetrahydrodipicolinate synthase → MTVCPTATEGRPFGRVLTAMVTPFDSEGQLDLDHAQQLATYLVDRVGNDGLIVNGTTGESPTTTDAEKERLLRAVSEAVGDRATVVAGAGTNNTAHSVELARGAEKAGAHGLLVVTPYYSKPPQEGLYSHFTTVADATDLPVMLYDIPPRSVVPIQNDTLKRLAEHPRIKAVKDSKHDLLAGSEVMANSDLAYYSGEDPLNLPWLSVGAVGFVSVVAHVVGDRLRQMLDAYEAGDVATAREINYGLLPVYRSMNFVGGVIFSKTAMRLCGYETGQPRLPLPSATDEQVRVITSDLWDAGLVLVNPDAATEVTSR, encoded by the coding sequence ATGACCGTGTGCCCCACAGCTACCGAAGGTCGTCCTTTCGGACGAGTTCTCACGGCGATGGTGACCCCCTTCGACTCGGAGGGGCAGCTCGATCTGGACCACGCCCAGCAGCTGGCCACGTACTTGGTGGATCGGGTAGGCAACGATGGCCTGATCGTCAACGGTACGACCGGTGAGAGCCCGACGACGACCGACGCGGAGAAGGAACGTCTGCTGCGAGCGGTCTCCGAGGCGGTCGGGGACCGGGCCACCGTGGTGGCCGGCGCGGGTACCAACAACACGGCGCATTCCGTTGAACTGGCACGCGGGGCCGAGAAGGCGGGGGCGCACGGACTGCTGGTCGTCACGCCGTACTACTCGAAACCTCCGCAGGAGGGGTTGTACTCGCACTTCACGACGGTGGCCGATGCGACGGACCTGCCGGTGATGCTCTACGACATCCCGCCGCGGTCCGTGGTTCCGATCCAGAACGACACGCTCAAGCGGCTGGCGGAGCACCCCCGGATCAAGGCGGTCAAGGACTCCAAGCACGACCTGCTGGCAGGCAGCGAGGTCATGGCCAATTCCGATCTGGCCTACTACTCGGGCGAGGACCCGCTGAACCTGCCGTGGCTGTCCGTCGGAGCGGTCGGTTTCGTCAGCGTGGTCGCCCACGTGGTCGGTGACCGGTTGCGGCAGATGCTGGACGCTTACGAGGCCGGTGACGTGGCCACCGCCCGTGAGATCAATTACGGACTGCTGCCGGTGTACCGGTCGATGAACTTCGTGGGGGGAGTCATCTTCTCCAAGACGGCCATGCGTCTCTGCGGCTACGAAACCGGTCAGCCGCGCCTGCCGTTGCCCTCCGCGACGGACGAACAGGTGCGCGTCATCACCAGCGACCTGTGGGATGCTGGTCTGGTCCTGGTCAATCCCGATGCGGCAACCGAGGTGACATCGCGTTGA
- a CDS encoding DUF4097 family beta strand repeat-containing protein, whose protein sequence is MTEQSAPPPEGLVRTREFHAPGPVELELSNGVGPLHVELVETDAVHVEVRHEPAHGYPDWRGGLSGLLSWVSEQINETGIKAGNGRGADGDREDEHASGAGAEAVRRTRIDMTGNRVAVHPPTEVPLRSVPLVVRVHAPSGSRVSAHTGPGEVRVTGSSGRMSIQSGSGSVETGESTGTTTVRTGSGRISLGGMHAEVQARSGSGPVEIAAVNAASSVVTGSGSVWLGEVSADLLVRSGSGSIAVADGTAGQVELISGSGDVQFAVGNDVAAEVDLVSSTGSVASELEVTTEPPSEDPPPLRVFGRTGSGRALLTSSI, encoded by the coding sequence ATGACCGAGCAGTCGGCCCCGCCGCCGGAGGGGCTCGTACGCACCCGCGAGTTCCACGCGCCGGGCCCGGTGGAACTGGAGCTGAGCAACGGGGTCGGGCCCCTGCACGTCGAACTCGTCGAAACCGACGCGGTTCACGTGGAGGTGCGACACGAACCGGCACACGGGTATCCGGACTGGCGCGGAGGGCTCAGCGGGTTGCTGAGCTGGGTCAGCGAGCAGATCAACGAGACGGGGATCAAGGCGGGGAACGGCCGCGGCGCGGACGGCGATCGTGAGGATGAGCACGCCTCCGGTGCGGGCGCCGAAGCGGTCAGGCGGACACGCATCGACATGACCGGAAACAGAGTGGCGGTCCACCCGCCCACGGAGGTTCCGCTGCGTTCCGTGCCGCTCGTCGTGCGGGTGCACGCACCGAGCGGATCACGGGTCAGCGCGCACACCGGCCCGGGTGAAGTCCGGGTCACCGGCAGCAGCGGCAGGATGAGCATCCAGAGCGGTTCCGGATCCGTGGAAACCGGGGAGTCCACGGGGACGACGACGGTGCGCACGGGGTCCGGGCGGATCAGTCTCGGAGGGATGCACGCCGAGGTGCAGGCCCGCAGCGGCAGCGGCCCCGTGGAGATCGCCGCCGTGAACGCGGCCTCCTCGGTAGTTACCGGCAGCGGCAGCGTGTGGTTGGGCGAGGTGTCGGCCGACCTGCTCGTCCGCTCGGGAAGCGGAAGCATCGCCGTGGCCGACGGCACGGCCGGACAAGTGGAGCTGATCAGCGGTTCCGGGGACGTGCAGTTCGCGGTCGGCAACGACGTCGCGGCCGAGGTCGACCTCGTCTCCTCGACGGGAAGCGTGGCCAGTGAGCTCGAGGTCACCACCGAACCTCCGAGCGAGGACCCTCCCCCGCTGCGGGTGTTCGGGCGCACGGGCAGCGGCCGCGCCCTGCTGACCTCCTCGATCTGA
- a CDS encoding toxin-antitoxin system HicB family antitoxin, with protein sequence MDLSPHINQLREDLTSAASAGDESTRNAAALLSGALEPAMRLTLMNALSDLAAEVTTQLDGRVVDLRLDGRDVHPVISGPATTRTDGQDEQPPQPPPSAEGGDISRITLRLLEEIKGQAEQAASSQGVSLNTWVARAVQGALHGSKPRGPWDRTPSGDPSSGNDQAAEEAASEGSRLHGWVRG encoded by the coding sequence ATGGATTTGAGTCCGCACATCAACCAGCTTCGCGAGGATCTCACCTCGGCCGCTTCCGCGGGCGACGAGAGCACGCGCAACGCGGCCGCCCTGCTGTCCGGCGCGCTGGAACCCGCGATGCGCCTGACGCTGATGAACGCGCTTTCGGACCTCGCCGCCGAAGTGACCACTCAGTTGGACGGACGGGTGGTGGACCTGCGTCTCGACGGCAGGGACGTCCATCCGGTGATCAGCGGTCCCGCGACCACTCGGACGGACGGCCAGGACGAGCAGCCGCCCCAGCCTCCCCCGAGCGCCGAGGGCGGAGACATCAGCAGGATCACGCTGCGCCTGCTGGAAGAGATCAAGGGCCAGGCCGAGCAGGCGGCTTCCTCCCAGGGGGTCTCGCTGAACACCTGGGTGGCCAGGGCCGTTCAGGGAGCACTGCACGGCAGCAAACCGCGCGGCCCGTGGGACCGCACCCCCTCCGGGGACCCGTCCAGCGGCAACGACCAGGCCGCGGAGGAAGCGGCTTCGGAGGGATCCCGGCTGCACGGCTGGGTACGCGGCTGA
- a CDS encoding 2'-5' RNA ligase family protein, translated as MRLFTALWPSAAAVEDLSAVLGGEPPGSWRAAVEQLRGFRFVPAGQWHSTLCFHGDEADPARVAANLRNGVAGLLREDPGFVPPRLRLAGSGVFRGVLWVGVVPAPEEDDGGVTRRSLHRLAETAGADSERFRPHVTVARWSGGGVRTDHIAGWLDDYAGPAWSVDSLDVVASERDEGVLTYRTVHRVPLTSP; from the coding sequence ATGCGCTTGTTCACCGCCCTGTGGCCCTCGGCCGCCGCCGTCGAGGACCTGTCCGCCGTTCTGGGGGGAGAGCCACCCGGCTCCTGGAGGGCCGCGGTGGAGCAGTTGCGCGGGTTCAGGTTCGTCCCCGCCGGGCAGTGGCACTCGACGCTGTGCTTTCACGGGGACGAGGCCGATCCGGCGCGGGTGGCCGCGAATCTCCGGAACGGGGTTGCCGGGCTGCTCCGCGAGGACCCGGGGTTCGTGCCGCCCCGGCTGCGTCTCGCCGGCTCGGGGGTCTTCCGCGGGGTGCTCTGGGTGGGCGTGGTTCCGGCCCCGGAGGAGGACGACGGGGGAGTGACGCGGCGGAGTCTGCACCGGCTGGCCGAGACCGCGGGCGCCGACAGCGAGCGCTTTCGACCGCACGTCACAGTGGCCCGCTGGTCGGGCGGTGGGGTGCGAACCGATCACATCGCCGGATGGCTGGACGACTACGCCGGACCGGCGTGGTCGGTGGACTCGCTCGACGTGGTCGCCAGCGAACGGGACGAGGGCGTGCTGACTTACCGAACGGTGCACCGGGTTCCGCTGACTTCCCCGTGA
- the thyX gene encoding FAD-dependent thymidylate synthase, with amino-acid sequence MTEIVPPKVRLIGKTEFFPPEDVDWSTDADGGQALAEFAGRACYQSWSKPNPATATNAGYLGHIMEVGHLSVLEHGTVTFYVTGISRSLTHELIRHRHFSYSQLSQRYVPERDASMVEPDIIAEDPELHEKFLEATQASLEAYNELQQALQEKFADEPKATLRRKQARQAARAVLPNATETKIVVTGNYRAWRHFIAMRASEHADVEIRGLAIECLRQLQQAVPNVFGDFEITELRDGTEVASSPYVTEG; translated from the coding sequence GTGACCGAGATCGTTCCGCCGAAGGTACGGCTGATCGGCAAGACCGAGTTCTTCCCGCCGGAAGACGTGGACTGGTCGACTGATGCCGACGGTGGCCAGGCGCTGGCGGAGTTCGCCGGTCGCGCCTGCTATCAGTCCTGGAGCAAGCCCAATCCCGCGACGGCGACCAACGCGGGGTACCTGGGGCACATCATGGAGGTCGGCCACCTGTCCGTGCTCGAGCACGGAACCGTGACCTTCTACGTCACGGGGATCTCCCGCTCGCTGACCCACGAGCTCATCCGGCACCGGCACTTCTCCTACTCGCAGCTGTCCCAGCGGTACGTTCCCGAGCGGGACGCGAGCATGGTCGAGCCCGACATCATCGCCGAGGACCCGGAACTGCACGAGAAGTTCCTGGAGGCCACCCAGGCCAGCCTGGAGGCCTACAACGAGCTTCAGCAGGCTCTGCAGGAGAAGTTCGCCGACGAGCCGAAGGCGACCCTGCGGCGCAAGCAGGCCAGGCAGGCCGCTCGTGCGGTGCTGCCGAACGCCACCGAGACCAAGATCGTGGTCACCGGAAACTACCGCGCCTGGCGGCACTTCATCGCCATGCGAGCGAGTGAGCACGCGGACGTGGAGATCCGCGGATTGGCCATCGAGTGTCTGCGGCAGCTGCAGCAGGCGGTCCCGAACGTTTTCGGGGACTTCGAGATCACCGAACTGCGGGACGGTACTGAGGTGGCTTCCAGCCCTTACGTGACGGAGGGCTGA
- a CDS encoding GNAT family N-acetyltransferase, with the protein MADADVRSAVAADAAEIARIQLSTWNSAYGELLPETALNELTQEDTEQHWLEAIEDDSAKVLLAEEGGWPVGFCAGGPAPVSETTNADGGLPDDASTVGLVSTLLVEPRWGRRGHGGRLLWHLTEHLRANGLTRAITWIPESDEASMAFYRGIGWEPDGTVRTLDARGYPLRELRLTGGVELQLK; encoded by the coding sequence ATGGCCGATGCTGATGTGCGGAGCGCCGTGGCCGCGGACGCCGCCGAAATCGCCCGGATTCAACTGAGCACCTGGAACAGCGCCTACGGCGAACTGCTCCCGGAAACAGCGCTGAACGAGCTGACCCAGGAGGACACCGAACAACACTGGCTGGAAGCCATCGAAGACGATTCCGCGAAGGTGCTTCTCGCCGAGGAGGGCGGCTGGCCCGTCGGTTTCTGCGCCGGAGGTCCCGCCCCGGTCTCCGAGACGACCAACGCCGACGGCGGTCTCCCGGACGACGCGAGCACGGTCGGCCTGGTGAGCACACTGCTCGTCGAACCGCGGTGGGGACGCCGAGGCCACGGGGGCAGGCTGCTCTGGCACCTCACCGAGCACCTGCGCGCGAACGGCCTCACCCGAGCGATCACCTGGATCCCGGAATCCGATGAGGCCTCCATGGCCTTCTACCGCGGAATCGGCTGGGAACCAGACGGTACGGTCCGCACCCTGGACGCCAGGGGATATCCGCTGCGTGAACTGCGGCTGACCGGCGGAGTGGAGCTACAGCTGAAGTGA
- a CDS encoding TIGR03085 family metal-binding protein, translating into MGVANDERQQLCDLFDRLGPDAPTLCEGWSARELAIHLVKREHRPDALGGRLLKALADRGERVHSELAQLPWGELVDRVRNGPPKWNPLGIGAVDEAVNSAEFYVHHEDVRRAQADWQPRPEEPERAEALWKALSRTAKYFYGRSPVGVVLRSEDGHEISARNGPRTVRILGPAGELLLHAFGRKPALVRFEGNEADVVAVEDLRRSV; encoded by the coding sequence ATGGGTGTGGCCAACGATGAACGTCAGCAGTTGTGTGACCTGTTCGACCGGTTGGGGCCGGACGCTCCGACGCTCTGCGAGGGATGGTCCGCGCGTGAGCTGGCCATTCACCTGGTGAAACGCGAGCACCGGCCGGACGCGCTCGGCGGGAGGCTGCTCAAGGCGCTGGCCGACCGCGGTGAGCGCGTTCACTCCGAGCTCGCGCAGTTGCCGTGGGGCGAGTTGGTGGACCGGGTGCGCAACGGGCCTCCGAAGTGGAATCCGCTCGGGATCGGTGCGGTGGACGAGGCGGTCAACAGCGCGGAGTTCTACGTGCACCACGAGGACGTGCGGCGGGCTCAGGCGGACTGGCAACCCCGTCCGGAGGAACCGGAGCGCGCGGAGGCGCTCTGGAAGGCGCTGTCGCGCACCGCCAAGTACTTCTACGGGCGCAGTCCCGTCGGTGTGGTGCTGCGCAGCGAGGACGGACACGAGATCTCCGCGCGGAACGGGCCTCGCACGGTGCGGATACTCGGTCCTGCCGGGGAACTGCTCCTGCACGCCTTCGGTCGCAAGCCCGCGCTGGTTCGTTTCGAGGGCAACGAGGCGGACGTGGTCGCGGTGGAGGACCTGCGCCGCAGCGTTTGA
- the dapB gene encoding 4-hydroxy-tetrahydrodipicolinate reductase has protein sequence MRVGVLGAQGRMGSEAVRAVGEARDTELVTEVTRGDSLRGLLDSGAAVAVDLTHPDSVMDNLAFCVEHGIHAVVGTSGIGESELATLRGWLGETPSTGVLVVPNFAIGAVLSMKFAEIAARYFDSTEIVELHHPRKADAPSGTAARTARVVSQAREDAELPAMPDATSKDPDGARGASVDGVHVHSVRMAGLVAHQEVLFGTEGETLSVRHDSYDRRSFMPGLLLAVREVGQRPGVTVGLDALLGL, from the coding sequence ATCAGGGTCGGAGTGCTCGGTGCTCAGGGCAGGATGGGCAGCGAGGCCGTTCGGGCCGTGGGAGAGGCCCGGGACACGGAGTTGGTCACCGAGGTGACCCGCGGTGATTCGCTCCGCGGGCTGCTCGACTCGGGAGCTGCGGTGGCCGTGGACCTCACCCATCCCGATTCGGTCATGGACAACCTGGCCTTCTGCGTCGAGCACGGGATTCACGCGGTGGTCGGCACCAGCGGGATCGGCGAGTCCGAGCTGGCGACCCTGCGCGGTTGGCTCGGGGAGACCCCGAGCACCGGTGTGCTGGTCGTGCCGAACTTCGCGATCGGTGCGGTGCTGTCGATGAAGTTCGCCGAGATCGCGGCGAGGTACTTCGACTCCACCGAGATAGTGGAACTGCACCACCCCCGCAAGGCCGATGCTCCCTCGGGCACGGCAGCCAGAACCGCCAGGGTGGTCTCGCAGGCCCGCGAGGACGCCGAACTCCCGGCCATGCCCGACGCCACCAGCAAGGACCCGGATGGTGCCAGAGGGGCGAGCGTGGACGGTGTTCACGTGCACTCGGTGCGGATGGCCGGGCTGGTCGCGCACCAGGAGGTGCTGTTCGGGACCGAGGGGGAGACCCTGTCCGTGCGTCACGACTCCTACGATCGCCGTTCGTTCATGCCCGGGCTCCTGCTGGCGGTGCGCGAGGTCGGTCAACGCCCCGGGGTGACCGTGGGGCTGGACGCGTTGTTGGGGCTGTGA
- a CDS encoding helix-turn-helix domain-containing protein, with protein MQEREIVQRNLALQRQWYGEPLGDRVRRLVVAYRTSQTQLAEVLGISAPMLSQVMSGRRAKIGNPSVLARLVMLERKVFDSGVLAGEAESVKQALRDVKTSRPSLGRDSVPVEDRADGEESAWPVLRRLARPRELHRVAELLDEQHPALAGLLRRAACSDTGVS; from the coding sequence GTGCAGGAGCGCGAGATCGTCCAGCGGAACCTGGCCCTGCAGCGCCAGTGGTACGGGGAACCGTTGGGTGATCGGGTCCGGCGGTTGGTCGTCGCCTACCGGACTTCGCAGACCCAGCTCGCCGAGGTGCTGGGGATCAGCGCCCCCATGCTCAGTCAGGTGATGAGCGGGAGGCGGGCCAAGATCGGCAATCCTTCCGTGCTGGCCAGGCTGGTGATGTTGGAGCGGAAGGTGTTCGATTCGGGGGTGCTCGCGGGCGAGGCCGAATCGGTGAAGCAGGCGCTGCGGGACGTGAAGACCTCCCGTCCCTCGCTCGGTCGGGATAGCGTTCCCGTCGAGGACAGGGCCGACGGGGAGGAGAGCGCCTGGCCGGTGCTGCGACGGCTGGCCAGACCGAGGGAGCTGCACCGGGTCGCCGAGCTGCTCGACGAGCAGCACCCCGCGCTGGCCGGACTGCTGCGCAGAGCGGCTTGCTCGGACACGGGCGTTTCCTGA